The Armatimonadota bacterium genome window below encodes:
- a CDS encoding nuclear transport factor 2 family protein, producing MKKLITSGAMILSVALCVAGPEDEFRTQVNAHAKKYESAMLKKDIKQFGKLLEMYTTKDFVYKENGQSMSRKQMFDQMSMSVKTFQKVTKFKSRMIEAQVQGNKATATVSNIMEGTMIGPDKKKHTMSFGGNTIETYVKEGKTWKMSVMEWKTMEMKQDGKVMPMPGSGK from the coding sequence ATGAAGAAACTCATAACTTCCGGAGCAATGATCTTGTCGGTCGCACTTTGCGTGGCCGGACCAGAGGACGAGTTCCGAACCCAAGTCAACGCCCACGCCAAGAAGTACGAATCAGCAATGCTGAAAAAGGACATCAAGCAGTTCGGGAAGCTGTTGGAGATGTACACGACGAAGGATTTTGTGTACAAGGAGAACGGTCAGAGCATGAGCCGCAAGCAAATGTTTGATCAAATGAGCATGTCGGTGAAGACCTTCCAAAAGGTCACCAAGTTCAAATCGCGAATGATCGAAGCTCAGGTTCAGGGCAACAAGGCCACCGCGACCGTGAGCAACATCATGGAAGGCACGATGATCGGGCCGGACAAGAAGAAGCACACGATGAGCTTCGGCGGAAACACCATCGAGACCTACGTCAAAGAAGGCAAAACCTGGAAGATGTCGGTCATGGAATGGAAGACGATGGAAATGAAGCAGGACGGCAAAGTGATGCCGATGCCTGGTTCAGGTAAGTAA
- a CDS encoding TetR/AcrR family transcriptional regulator gives MKNTYRHGDLANALVLDALVLLEEKSAEELSLRDLAERAGVSPRAPYVHFPSKQHLLKAIAAKGFEDLTARSIRAGFDIEALGNAYVDFAIEKPHLFRLMFGGVYLTLEECTDMDHSFTHVLAAIHHHHPEMSDDEVRLSGLGLWAFVHGLADLTIERLITPVPLSALRNILARVLADARA, from the coding sequence ATGAAAAATACTTACCGGCACGGAGATTTGGCGAACGCTCTCGTTTTGGATGCCCTGGTATTGCTAGAAGAAAAGTCAGCCGAGGAGCTGAGCTTGCGTGATCTTGCCGAGCGGGCAGGCGTCAGCCCACGTGCGCCTTACGTGCACTTTCCCAGTAAGCAGCACCTGCTAAAAGCTATCGCGGCAAAGGGCTTTGAGGATCTGACAGCCCGATCCATCCGAGCTGGATTCGATATTGAAGCATTAGGAAACGCTTACGTTGACTTTGCGATCGAGAAGCCCCACCTATTTCGGCTCATGTTCGGTGGCGTGTATCTCACTCTAGAAGAATGTACGGATATGGATCACTCGTTTACCCACGTATTGGCGGCCATTCATCATCACCATCCAGAGATGAGCGACGATGAAGTGAGACTTTCTGGTCTCGGGCTCTGGGCTTTCGTCCATGGACTTGCTGACCTTACGATCGAGCGATTGATTACACCAGTGCCGTTGTCAGCTCTGAGGAACATACTAGCAAGAGTGCTTGCCGACGCTCGCGCTTAG
- a CDS encoding AAA family ATPase: protein MLGVIIGKFYPPHLGHSFLIQCAIDRASDVVVIVCDHPQQVIRGAVRAAWLQEQFPGVRIVITPDDLPDEPEPWADRTISLLGRAPDIVFSSEDYGPGFASALKCQHFMVDRERCNVPISATKIRENPLGHLEHVHACVRRDIILRVVIIGVESTGKSTLAAALAKALRTEWVPEYGREYSAQKTGTWETKDFVAIAKEQQRRESDAASSANQVLICDTNAVATSVWHRRYMGEYSDEVEGVATKDRVDLYLLTLPDFPFVQDGTRDGEHIRHEMHEWFVRRLALQRTKVVEIGGGQLARLEKSLKEIQVAVETKNRDMFN, encoded by the coding sequence ATGCTCGGCGTAATTATTGGGAAGTTCTATCCGCCACATCTGGGTCACTCCTTCCTGATCCAATGTGCGATAGACAGAGCCTCAGATGTCGTCGTGATCGTCTGCGACCATCCACAGCAGGTGATCCGTGGAGCGGTGCGCGCCGCCTGGTTGCAGGAGCAGTTCCCGGGGGTCCGAATTGTGATCACACCGGATGATCTTCCTGACGAGCCGGAGCCGTGGGCGGACAGAACCATCTCTCTCCTGGGAAGAGCTCCGGATATCGTTTTCTCATCGGAAGACTACGGTCCAGGCTTCGCCTCCGCATTGAAGTGTCAACACTTTATGGTTGACCGAGAACGATGCAACGTCCCGATCTCTGCAACAAAAATTCGGGAGAATCCACTTGGCCATCTGGAGCATGTACACGCTTGCGTTCGGCGCGACATCATCCTGAGAGTGGTCATCATCGGAGTCGAGTCAACCGGAAAGTCAACACTCGCTGCGGCTCTGGCAAAAGCACTCAGGACCGAATGGGTTCCTGAATATGGTCGAGAATACTCAGCCCAGAAAACTGGCACCTGGGAGACCAAGGATTTCGTAGCCATCGCTAAGGAGCAGCAGCGACGGGAAAGTGATGCTGCATCTTCAGCCAACCAAGTGCTCATCTGCGACACGAATGCGGTAGCGACCAGCGTCTGGCACCGAAGGTACATGGGGGAATACTCCGACGAAGTCGAGGGCGTCGCCACCAAAGATCGAGTGGATCTTTACTTGCTCACGTTGCCAGACTTTCCATTTGTGCAAGACGGCACGCGGGACGGAGAACACATCCGGCACGAGATGCATGAATGGTTTGTCAGGAGGCTCGCACTTCAGCGAACAAAAGTTGTCGAGATCGGTGGCGGGCAATTAGCCCGGCTCGAAAAATCGCTGAAGGAAATCCAAGTCGCGGTTGAAACGAAAAACCGCGATATGTTCAACTGA
- a CDS encoding SPFH domain-containing protein: MFTSKHTVYEGNKGLYFYKGKLERLLSPGQHVFLGSGHEVFDVSIQPKYEIVGGQDVSSSDGGNFRVTVGVVCQLVDPLLAYQQGILSLMFGSLSVLNVAHVPTQLGIREWVTSKTFAEAYENRATLHTDIAEGIREKLAGVGFDLIETYLIDMTPTGGLKSAMADLLKADLEGQVALARARHEAATMRSLLNTSRLVRENPKLLELRILSTGQKPRVTFMVDSTNSHEVASSEE; encoded by the coding sequence ATGTTTACGAGTAAGCACACTGTTTACGAAGGGAATAAGGGGTTGTACTTTTATAAGGGCAAGCTCGAACGACTCCTGTCGCCTGGGCAGCACGTCTTTTTGGGATCGGGGCACGAGGTCTTTGATGTGTCGATTCAGCCGAAGTATGAGATTGTGGGTGGTCAGGACGTTTCGTCGTCGGACGGTGGAAATTTCCGGGTGACAGTTGGGGTGGTTTGCCAGTTGGTTGATCCACTCTTGGCATATCAGCAGGGGATTCTGAGCCTAATGTTCGGGAGTTTGAGCGTGCTGAATGTCGCCCACGTGCCTACGCAGCTTGGGATTCGAGAGTGGGTGACGTCGAAGACCTTTGCTGAGGCCTATGAAAACCGGGCGACGTTGCATACAGATATTGCTGAGGGTATTCGGGAAAAGCTGGCTGGCGTTGGCTTCGATCTCATCGAGACTTACTTGATCGACATGACTCCGACCGGCGGGCTGAAGTCGGCCATGGCAGACCTGCTCAAAGCTGATCTCGAAGGGCAGGTGGCTCTGGCTCGAGCTCGGCATGAGGCGGCGACAATGCGAAGTTTGCTCAATACTTCCCGACTCGTGCGAGAGAATCCTAAGTTGCTTGAACTACGCATTCTGTCTACCGGGCAAAAGCCCCGCGTGACGTTCATGGTAGATTCCACGAACTCTCATGAAGTGGCTAGCTCGGAAGAGTAG
- a CDS encoding DUF1697 domain-containing protein — protein sequence MSRVVLLLRGINVGGVKVPMAELKACLEEAGFRDVETVFNTGNVVCTPPAGDQVELSEVSLSARFGYSAKVLSLSPDELRRCATEFPWQDVPETSHRYVVFGDSDELLDELVEVGQPSPTERLARGPKCLYWVVPKGDTLGTDLSKLFAKPRYKKSTTTRNMNTVEKLVELCKS from the coding sequence GTGTCCAGGGTTGTTTTGCTTCTTCGAGGGATCAATGTCGGCGGCGTCAAAGTTCCGATGGCGGAGCTGAAGGCATGCCTTGAAGAAGCCGGGTTCCGGGATGTTGAAACGGTGTTTAATACCGGCAACGTAGTTTGTACACCTCCGGCGGGGGATCAGGTCGAACTGAGTGAAGTTTCTCTATCGGCTCGCTTTGGATACTCTGCGAAAGTGCTAAGCCTTTCTCCGGATGAGTTGCGGAGGTGTGCCACTGAGTTTCCCTGGCAGGACGTGCCGGAAACGAGCCACCGGTATGTTGTGTTCGGAGATTCTGACGAGCTCCTCGACGAGCTTGTCGAGGTCGGTCAACCTTCGCCCACCGAGCGCCTTGCAAGAGGTCCGAAATGCCTCTACTGGGTCGTTCCGAAAGGGGATACGCTTGGCACTGACCTCTCGAAGCTGTTCGCAAAACCACGTTATAAGAAGTCAACGACGACACGGAATATGAACACGGTGGAAAAGCTGGTTGAACTCTGCAAGTCGTGA
- a CDS encoding nuclear transport factor 2 family protein, whose translation MLLSSFVFALALQTPAAPNPDGKSEDSIIKALYQVISGPAEAKRDWDRFRGLFGPKATLSAMVNNKDGKKICVIMTPEDYITRSGPWLEKNGFFEKETKRRSQKAANLVNVMSDYESRKLAEDKKPFDKGTNSIQLYFDGSRWFIHTVLWEGA comes from the coding sequence ATGTTGCTCTCCAGTTTCGTTTTCGCTCTGGCGCTTCAAACGCCTGCCGCTCCGAATCCAGATGGAAAATCCGAGGATTCGATCATCAAGGCACTCTACCAAGTGATCTCGGGCCCTGCAGAAGCAAAACGAGATTGGGATCGGTTCCGGGGGCTATTCGGCCCGAAGGCAACCCTGTCGGCGATGGTGAACAACAAGGACGGAAAAAAAATCTGCGTCATCATGACTCCCGAGGACTACATCACCCGAAGCGGTCCCTGGCTCGAGAAGAACGGGTTCTTCGAGAAGGAGACCAAGCGAAGATCCCAGAAGGCTGCGAACTTAGTGAACGTCATGAGCGATTACGAATCACGCAAGCTCGCCGAAGACAAGAAGCCGTTCGATAAAGGAACCAACTCGATCCAACTCTATTTCGACGGGTCTCGCTGGTTCATCCACACGGTACTTTGGGAAGGCGCCTAG
- a CDS encoding iron dependent repressor, metal binding and dimerization domain protein: protein MRLNAFEKTRRDHSDETLEDVTELIFRLSGATADSPAEEVQVRTAKLVEALGVSQPTVTKMLNRLEREGVVHIHRRQFVHLTDEGLEIARRSAERHTMVVAFLRSLGVSDVTAELDAEGIEHHLSPETMDCIRGYLAISGERG, encoded by the coding sequence TTGAGACTCAATGCATTTGAAAAAACTCGACGAGACCATTCGGACGAGACGCTTGAAGACGTAACGGAACTGATTTTCCGCCTATCGGGAGCGACTGCGGATTCGCCAGCAGAGGAAGTTCAGGTTCGGACGGCGAAACTTGTCGAAGCTCTGGGCGTCTCGCAGCCCACGGTGACAAAAATGCTGAACCGCCTTGAGCGCGAAGGCGTGGTTCACATCCACCGTCGCCAGTTTGTTCACTTAACCGACGAGGGCCTTGAGATCGCGCGGCGATCTGCAGAAAGGCATACGATGGTTGTAGCCTTCCTGCGTTCGCTTGGTGTCAGCGATGTGACCGCCGAGCTTGATGCCGAAGGCATTGAGCATCACCTCAGCCCAGAAACGATGGACTGTATTCGAGGCTATCTCGCGATTTCTGGAGAGCGGGGATGA
- a CDS encoding SdpI family protein — protein MKQNRTLSIGGTIVLVTSAYSAWKYATLPDQMPMHFNSRGEVDRYGSKLEAVLFCPIIMIVLLAIFVVIPKMLPEGKKIDPFQKAWDTVVITMMGFMACVQFMVLNPGLLGTGQGQVKFMMAAMSILFIILGNLMGKTERNYVMGIRTPWTLEDDEVWHRTHHLGGRLMVGAGLLCLVLALLGVNVLLITGVILFSAFYPVWYSYALYRKLHPGSKA, from the coding sequence ATGAAACAGAATCGAACCCTTAGTATCGGGGGCACCATCGTCCTCGTCACCTCCGCGTACTCGGCTTGGAAGTATGCCACCCTTCCCGACCAGATGCCGATGCACTTCAACTCCAGAGGCGAGGTCGACCGGTACGGCTCCAAACTCGAAGCCGTGCTCTTCTGCCCGATCATCATGATCGTGCTTCTTGCCATTTTTGTCGTCATCCCGAAGATGCTGCCCGAGGGAAAGAAAATCGACCCGTTCCAAAAAGCTTGGGACACAGTCGTCATCACCATGATGGGGTTCATGGCCTGCGTCCAGTTCATGGTCTTAAACCCCGGTCTGCTTGGTACGGGTCAGGGCCAAGTCAAGTTCATGATGGCGGCGATGAGCATCCTCTTCATCATCCTCGGAAACCTGATGGGCAAAACCGAGCGCAACTATGTCATGGGAATCCGCACGCCCTGGACTCTCGAAGACGACGAAGTCTGGCACCGGACGCACCACCTCGGGGGACGGCTCATGGTCGGGGCCGGGCTCCTTTGCTTAGTTCTCGCGCTACTGGGCGTCAACGTTCTGCTGATCACCGGTGTGATTCTATTCTCAGCGTTCTATCCCGTCTGGTACTCGTATGCGCTGTACAGAAAGCTACACCCAGGTAGCAAAGCGTGA
- a CDS encoding alpha/beta fold hydrolase: MVVVSTLVLATLLQADALPRRGALGLASGPVPKEQAASLKLEEGTGLTVIEVVPGLTADKAKLMKGDIIAKINGKSVAPQTLGEMARNLPSTQVVNFEIRRGDKTITLRTDMVEKPRDPGTDLYTVNYSHIVSNGKRMRTIITTPKKPGKYPAFFFIQGFSPNSYDFTLSTSTGDVKTIDGPLLHQFASEGFVTFRVEKPGVGDSEGGPFADMDYTTELDIYRQTLKQIKEHGGVDKDNIFIFGHSMGGAFGPMIAAESPVKGIATYGTAARTWFEYLLDIIRYQGVLAGQTLPAADDEMRIAAQVFAQVIIERKSPAALKKSHPQLAPYADAYFPGGLFNQKTLEFWRQLNDINFPKQWVNANCRVLSVRGVSDYVTYDADHKVIADAVNAVHPGWGKFELCPDSDHLFHDWATEKDSMKGWTKGKFSMNFSNMMMKWIRDVIAEK, translated from the coding sequence ATGGTTGTTGTCTCGACTCTCGTTCTCGCCACTCTTCTTCAAGCCGATGCATTGCCTCGCCGAGGCGCGCTTGGCCTCGCCAGCGGGCCCGTTCCTAAGGAGCAGGCCGCCAGTCTGAAGCTTGAGGAGGGAACAGGCCTCACGGTTATTGAGGTTGTTCCCGGCCTCACGGCAGATAAAGCCAAACTGATGAAAGGCGATATCATCGCAAAGATCAACGGCAAATCAGTGGCCCCGCAGACGCTTGGCGAGATGGCGCGAAATCTCCCAAGCACACAGGTTGTCAATTTTGAAATCCGACGTGGGGACAAAACGATCACCTTACGAACCGATATGGTTGAGAAGCCAAGAGACCCCGGCACAGACCTCTATACCGTGAACTATTCGCACATCGTAAGCAACGGCAAGCGAATGCGCACCATCATCACGACCCCGAAGAAGCCAGGCAAGTACCCCGCCTTCTTCTTCATCCAAGGTTTCTCACCAAACTCCTACGATTTCACACTCTCGACTTCGACTGGGGACGTGAAGACGATCGATGGCCCTTTGCTTCATCAGTTTGCCTCAGAGGGATTTGTGACCTTTCGAGTCGAGAAACCAGGCGTCGGCGATAGCGAAGGCGGCCCGTTTGCCGACATGGACTACACGACCGAACTTGATATCTATCGTCAAACTCTGAAGCAAATCAAGGAGCATGGCGGCGTTGACAAGGACAATATCTTCATCTTTGGGCACTCGATGGGTGGGGCTTTTGGGCCAATGATTGCGGCCGAGAGCCCAGTGAAAGGTATCGCAACTTACGGTACAGCGGCGCGGACGTGGTTCGAATATCTACTCGATATCATTCGCTACCAAGGAGTCCTGGCTGGTCAAACCCTGCCGGCAGCCGATGATGAAATGCGCATCGCCGCGCAAGTCTTTGCTCAAGTCATCATTGAGCGAAAGAGTCCAGCTGCGCTTAAAAAATCTCATCCTCAACTCGCGCCCTACGCAGATGCCTATTTTCCGGGAGGACTCTTCAACCAAAAGACGTTGGAGTTTTGGCGCCAGTTGAACGACATAAACTTCCCCAAGCAGTGGGTGAATGCGAACTGCCGTGTTCTCTCAGTCCGAGGCGTGAGCGACTACGTCACCTATGACGCTGATCACAAGGTTATTGCTGATGCTGTAAATGCCGTTCATCCAGGTTGGGGCAAGTTTGAACTTTGTCCAGATTCGGATCACTTGTTCCACGATTGGGCGACTGAGAAAGACTCTATGAAGGGTTGGACAAAAGGGAAGTTCAGCATGAACTTCAGCAACATGATGATGAAGTGGATTCGCGACGTGATTGCCGAGAAGTAA
- a CDS encoding autorepressor SdpR family transcription factor: MSEVLKALSDPTRREILFALRERDLTAGEIASRFEQTGATISHHLSVLREADLVRSRKNGTQLIYSASASVLEDAVASLLALLPVKKHETESNP, encoded by the coding sequence ATGTCCGAGGTTCTGAAAGCTCTGAGCGACCCCACTCGCCGAGAAATTCTCTTCGCACTTCGCGAAAGGGACCTCACTGCCGGCGAGATCGCATCAAGATTCGAACAGACCGGAGCGACGATCAGCCACCACCTTTCCGTCTTGCGCGAAGCCGACTTAGTTAGGTCGCGCAAGAACGGAACCCAGCTCATCTACTCTGCAAGCGCCAGCGTGCTCGAAGACGCAGTCGCGTCACTGCTGGCCCTGCTTCCGGTGAAGAAACATGAAACAGAATCGAACCCTTAG
- a CDS encoding prepilin-type N-terminal cleavage/methylation domain-containing protein — MKQSAFTLIELLVVIAIIAILAAILFPVFAQAKLAAKKTQSLSNLKQINTGVMMYAGDNDDVLPRTMDIATGVPETISWWAIHSYQEALNPYIKNGKGGINANGLAPSKQSVWFDPADPDKGDPVMWGSYANNGFMTGMSRNATSIEDSASTIYSALRAGNWAQAVGVTVPSPLPISNAADPFWSSEFFDICFDPWAEDRTNTANPYHYSYEKAAPPCSLLPTAPYCGDWNSQLEGEWNQNVHGLPRMPVRNTRYGKVQLFAFADSHVKALPFAATYRSATDNMWSIRKN; from the coding sequence ATGAAGCAATCTGCCTTTACACTGATTGAATTACTGGTGGTGATTGCCATCATCGCAATTCTCGCTGCGATTCTATTCCCGGTCTTCGCGCAGGCGAAGCTCGCGGCCAAAAAGACCCAAAGCCTCAGTAACTTGAAGCAGATCAACACCGGAGTGATGATGTATGCGGGCGACAATGACGATGTCTTGCCGCGAACAATGGATATAGCGACGGGAGTTCCAGAGACGATTAGTTGGTGGGCAATCCATAGTTACCAGGAGGCGCTCAATCCGTACATCAAAAACGGCAAGGGCGGCATCAACGCCAACGGCTTGGCCCCCTCGAAGCAGAGTGTCTGGTTTGACCCGGCTGACCCCGATAAGGGCGATCCGGTCATGTGGGGCTCGTATGCAAATAACGGATTCATGACGGGAATGAGTCGAAACGCAACGTCTATCGAAGATTCGGCGAGCACCATCTACTCGGCGCTACGAGCCGGAAATTGGGCTCAGGCGGTTGGAGTTACAGTCCCTTCACCATTGCCAATCAGCAACGCCGCAGATCCATTTTGGAGTTCGGAGTTCTTTGATATCTGCTTCGACCCATGGGCAGAGGACCGGACGAATACGGCTAATCCGTATCACTATAGCTACGAAAAGGCGGCTCCGCCGTGCTCATTGTTGCCAACGGCTCCGTACTGCGGCGACTGGAATAGTCAGTTGGAAGGCGAATGGAATCAGAACGTTCACGGTTTGCCCCGAATGCCGGTGAGGAACACTCGGTACGGAAAAGTCCAACTCTTTGCGTTTGCGGATAGTCACGTCAAGGCGCTTCCGTTTGCGGCTACTTACCGGTCGGCGACCGACAACATGTGGAGCATACGGAAGAACTAG
- a CDS encoding arylamine N-acetyltransferase produces the protein MEKHVFDLDAYARRIGFAGSLVPTREVLDEIAFLHVSSIPFENLDILRGLPIQLDAASLEDQLIFRRRGGYCFQQNGLMLGVLRQIGFDVTPLSGRVRLGQERHFTPPRTHLTLSVRLDGEDWFFDAGVGGGSLTTLIRRNSDTEQPTRHETRRVLKEDGRFFHQMNSEGRWMDVYEFTGEEMPEIDREVGNWWTSTSPNAKFAKNLMASRALPNGERMGLLNDTLTRRRGGVVLASRTIGSAEELLEVLRQEFGLDFPAGTRFGSGDKPWPTR, from the coding sequence ATGGAAAAACACGTCTTTGACTTGGACGCCTATGCACGTAGGATTGGGTTTGCAGGAAGCCTCGTTCCCACGCGCGAGGTGCTGGATGAAATTGCGTTCCTCCACGTCTCATCGATCCCATTTGAGAATCTGGATATCCTGCGCGGACTCCCGATCCAACTCGATGCAGCCAGCCTTGAAGATCAGCTGATCTTTAGGCGGCGAGGAGGGTATTGCTTCCAGCAGAACGGGTTGATGCTCGGCGTTCTAAGGCAAATCGGCTTTGATGTCACTCCGCTTTCGGGGCGCGTTAGGCTGGGTCAGGAGAGACACTTCACTCCGCCTCGAACGCACTTAACCTTGAGTGTTCGGCTGGATGGTGAGGACTGGTTCTTTGATGCCGGGGTAGGCGGTGGTTCTCTGACCACTCTCATCCGTCGAAACTCGGATACTGAGCAACCGACGCGACACGAGACTCGCCGAGTCTTGAAAGAAGATGGGCGATTCTTTCATCAAATGAACTCAGAAGGGCGGTGGATGGATGTTTACGAGTTCACCGGGGAAGAGATGCCAGAGATTGATCGTGAAGTTGGGAACTGGTGGACAAGCACATCGCCAAATGCCAAGTTCGCTAAGAATCTGATGGCAAGCCGCGCTCTGCCTAACGGTGAGCGGATGGGGTTGCTGAACGATACGCTGACCCGTCGCCGAGGCGGAGTCGTGCTAGCGAGCAGGACAATCGGCTCTGCCGAAGAACTCTTGGAAGTGCTCCGCCAAGAGTTCGGGCTCGATTTTCCCGCCGGAACTCGGTTTGGTAGTGGCGATAAACCTTGGCCAACGCGCTAA
- a CDS encoding GNAT family N-acetyltransferase produces MGTHILDNPMYNALLTGHASVAAGKRLARRFPSQVAPFGGLAPGGEADLLPLFEPGEQAVLVGESPVDQGGWRVIKTFDVIQMTMGATQSVSESPSIQLLTTSDVPAMLKLTSLVYPSYFRAETARLGEYCGIFEGEDLIAMAGIRMKLPGYEEVSAICTHLDHRGKGLGQKVTNFMLQRIISRGNTPFLHTESDNPAQQMYKKLGFEPRALLPVKVLVRTTLPS; encoded by the coding sequence ATGGGCACACACATTCTCGATAATCCGATGTACAATGCGCTCCTCACGGGGCACGCCTCAGTCGCGGCTGGAAAAAGGCTTGCCCGGCGATTCCCTTCTCAAGTTGCACCTTTCGGTGGCCTCGCCCCAGGTGGAGAGGCTGACCTGTTGCCGTTGTTTGAACCTGGTGAGCAGGCCGTTCTTGTAGGAGAATCGCCAGTTGATCAAGGTGGTTGGAGGGTCATCAAGACGTTCGATGTCATCCAGATGACAATGGGAGCAACTCAATCGGTTTCCGAATCACCTTCGATTCAATTACTGACCACATCTGACGTTCCTGCAATGCTAAAGCTGACATCACTTGTGTATCCGAGCTACTTCCGTGCGGAGACAGCACGGCTCGGCGAGTACTGCGGAATCTTCGAAGGGGAAGACCTGATTGCCATGGCGGGAATCCGAATGAAGCTTCCTGGGTACGAAGAAGTGAGCGCGATCTGCACTCACCTCGACCACCGTGGCAAGGGCTTGGGGCAGAAGGTCACCAACTTCATGCTTCAAAGAATCATATCCAGAGGCAATACCCCGTTTCTCCATACCGAGTCCGACAATCCGGCCCAACAGATGTACAAGAAGCTCGGCTTCGAACCAAGGGCACTTCTGCCCGTCAAGGTCTTGGTGCGAACTACTCTTCCGAGCTAG
- the pnuC gene encoding nicotinamide riboside transporter PnuC, whose product MEANSRRSLLAFPIAAIACIIGLIIKSKFGGDWYEFVGFVTGIVGVYLVAIEHIANWPIGLANVSVYGYVFFDSRLYADMSLQVFFFALGVMGWITWLKGGENRTELRISCISRTHWLFVALAWTIGTAIYYPIIRHYNGAAPFIDSSLTVASMLAQLLLNFKKLENWILWITVDIVFIPLYFSRGLYSTAILYSIFLLIAIHGLLSWRQSFIGSQKECSA is encoded by the coding sequence TTGGAAGCTAACTCAAGAAGAAGCTTACTGGCCTTCCCTATCGCGGCCATCGCCTGCATAATCGGGCTGATCATCAAATCTAAATTTGGAGGAGATTGGTACGAGTTTGTTGGCTTTGTCACCGGTATCGTTGGCGTCTACCTTGTGGCGATAGAGCATATTGCTAACTGGCCCATTGGGCTAGCGAACGTGTCAGTTTACGGCTATGTTTTCTTCGACAGCCGTCTTTATGCAGACATGTCTCTCCAAGTCTTCTTTTTTGCGCTTGGCGTGATGGGGTGGATCACTTGGCTTAAAGGTGGTGAGAATCGGACTGAACTAAGAATCAGCTGTATCTCACGAACTCACTGGCTCTTCGTCGCATTGGCTTGGACTATTGGCACGGCGATCTACTATCCGATCATTCGCCACTACAATGGAGCGGCACCTTTTATCGACTCTTCGCTCACAGTGGCGAGCATGCTGGCTCAGTTGCTTCTGAACTTCAAAAAGCTTGAAAATTGGATCCTTTGGATCACGGTAGATATCGTTTTTATTCCCCTCTACTTCTCCCGAGGACTGTACAGTACTGCGATTCTTTACTCCATTTTTCTGCTGATCGCCATCCACGGTCTTCTCTCCTGGCGCCAGAGTTTTATTGGATCTCAGAAAGAATGCTCGGCGTAA
- a CDS encoding NAD(P)H-dependent oxidoreductase encodes MTQKSVLIILGHPQAGSFNEALAKSYHAGAVEAGASAEILRVSDLEYAWKADPRPISELEPALIEAQHKIKQADHVVWVYPLWWGSAPAALKSFVDRVFISGFAMQYESGKALPKKLLIGKTSRIIITMDAPSYWHALMYKRSGTTWLRWATLWFSGFKTTKAWEVAGVRESTSEQRETWLAKARAMGVSEGRA; translated from the coding sequence GTGACACAGAAATCAGTTCTCATCATCCTTGGACATCCGCAGGCTGGCTCTTTCAACGAGGCCCTTGCCAAGTCCTACCATGCCGGTGCGGTCGAGGCGGGAGCGTCAGCCGAAATACTCCGTGTGAGCGACTTGGAGTACGCCTGGAAAGCAGACCCCAGACCGATTTCAGAATTGGAACCAGCTCTCATCGAGGCGCAACATAAGATTAAACAAGCAGATCATGTTGTTTGGGTCTATCCCCTCTGGTGGGGTTCGGCTCCCGCCGCCCTCAAGTCTTTTGTCGACAGGGTCTTCATTTCGGGTTTTGCGATGCAGTATGAGTCTGGCAAAGCACTGCCAAAGAAACTGCTTATTGGGAAAACGTCCCGAATCATCATCACAATGGATGCGCCCAGCTATTGGCACGCTCTGATGTATAAGCGGTCAGGAACAACGTGGCTCCGCTGGGCGACCCTCTGGTTCTCCGGATTCAAGACAACGAAGGCATGGGAGGTTGCGGGAGTCCGCGAATCAACATCCGAACAGCGAGAGACTTGGCTCGCCAAAGCCCGAGCAATGGGAGTATCCGAAGGGCGGGCCTAG